The Arctopsyche grandis isolate Sample6627 chromosome 5, ASM5162203v2, whole genome shotgun sequence genome includes a window with the following:
- the LBR gene encoding lamin B receptor, with the protein MKSSKIEPIVTRSSRSTKSRIVEESPPKVRNIRSSPSRSPGRRKLSPVTTPKSSGRRSPARRSPARRSPARKSPSRKSPKIKEVTVPKSPSKRSAIKLLKTKDVLDSIPNDVPVNDLFVNESTTNGVDLANKIRASLRERNPYISYETSSMSRRLRTKDREDSFENMQRLAQNTALPKNDKSFDKSENGNISEDETPLHFFETRKLITPNIVAQKRNATYMDSIVGALLIVSSPLPFIVANVLCSNQPCTFTEQPNLSMYTKLESWINIRSALIVFCFFILNALTMLIPYFGRRTIMPDGKSSFIANGVFSTSLIITLSVLVNEFYVPIYQIVYDDFVPLTVCMVLSGSLLASATYIKARRAPSGQKNPHGNIGSVFYDYFVGKETNTTFFKYFHVKVLMFRLSLCGLILVNFIWMYRSLNVKNLPAITSQSLLNASTYENLLESITLQPTLLVFCLMQMIYGFDTLLFESGQMTTFEFQYEGIGYMACIGFNIYAVFPTLLTKRIHEHNIVLPNWALVLVLALFFIGFFIYRSSNSQKDLFRQNPLNPKIAHLESISTFHGKHILVGGWWGFVRHPNYLGDLILHTAWAIGTYNAIPIYSTIITYGLLIHRVRRVELRCGERYGPAWKLYCLRVPYNLIPGVY; encoded by the exons ATGAAATCTTCTAAAATAGAGCCCATTGTCACGAGATCGAGTCGATCGACCAAATCACGAATAGTTGAAGAAAGTCCACCTAAGGTTCGAAATATCCGATCTTCCCCATCCCGATCTCCTGGCAGAAGAAAGTTATCGCCTGTTACGACTCCTAAATCGTCAGGCCGAAGATCTCCCGCTCGTCGGTCGCCAGCTAGAAGATCTCCAGCGCGAAAATCACCCTCCCGGAAATCGCCCAAAATTAAGGAAGTGACCGTTCCGAAATCACCATCGAAACGATCAGcaataaaattgttgaaaacTAAAGACGTCCTTGATTCGATTCCAAATGATGTTCCAGTAAAtgatttatttgttaatgaatCCACCACTAACGGTGTCGATTTGGCGAATAAAATTCGAGCAAGTTTGCGTGAGCGAAATCCTTACATTTCATACGAAACTTCGAGTATGTCTCGTAGATTACGCACTAAAGACCGAGAGGACAGTTTTGAAAATATGCAGCGTCTAGCTCAGAATACAGCATTGCCGAAAAATGACAAATCTTTTGATAAATCCGAAAATGGAAATATATCCGAAGATGAAACCCCGCTACACTTTTTTGAAACACGTAAACTAATCACTCCAAATATTGTGGCACAAAAACGTAACGCCACTTATATGGATTCAATAGTTGGAGCCCTTTTAATTGTGTCATCACCTCTCCCGTTTATAGTGGCAAACGTATTGTGCAGTAATCAACCTTGCACATTCACCGAACAACCCAATCTGAGTATGTACACTAAACTGGAAAGTTGGATTAATATACGGTCTGCTTTAATCGTCTTCTGCTTTTTCATATTGAATGCTTTAACAATGCTTATTCCGTACTTTGGACGAAGAACTATTATGCCAGATGGCAAAAGTTCGTTTATTGCTAATGGTGTATTTTCGACTTCACTTATTATTACCTTATCAGTGCTAGTCAATGAATTTTATGTACCGATTTACCAAATCGTATATGATGACTTTGTTCCACTGACTGTATGTATGGTACTTAGTGGTAGCCTTCTTGCATCGGCCACATACATAAAAGCTAGAAGAGCACCTTCTGGGCAAAAAAATCCCCATGGAAATATTGGATCGGTGTTCTACGATTATTTTGTAGGAAAGGAAACAAACACCactttcttcaaatattttcatgttAAAGTCTTAATGTTTCGGCTTTCTCTTTGTGGATTG ATTTTGGTGAACTTCATTTGGATGTATCGCAGCTTAAATGTTAAAAACCTACCTGCAATTACTTCACAATCATTGCTCAATGCCAGCACTTATGAGAATCTTTTGGAGAGTATTACACTGCAGCCGACTTTACTTGTGTTTTGTCTCATGCAAATGATTTATGGTTTCGATACCCTCTTGTTTGAATCGGGACAGATGACCACCTTTGAATTTCAATATGAAGGCATTGGATACATGGCATGTATCGGTTTTAATATATATGCAGTATTTCCGACACTTTTAACGAAACGTATTCATGAACATAATATTGTTTTGCCAAATTGGGCACTTGTGTTAGTGTTGGCTCTGTTTTTCATTGGATTCTTCATATATCGTTCAAGCAATTCGCAAAAGGATTTATTCAGACAAAATCCCCTCAATCCAAAAATTGCCC ATCTTGAATCAATATCAACTTTCCATGGAAAGCATATACTTGTAGGTGGTTGGTGGGGATTTGTGCGACATCCAAATTATTTGGGTGATCTTATATTACACACAGCTTGGGCTATCGGAACTTACAATGCTATTCCTATATATTCTACGATTATTACCTATGGTCTCTTAATTCATCGTGTACGAAGGGTAGAGTTGCGCTGTGGTGAACGATACGGACCAGCTTGGAAACTTTATTGTCTGCGAGTGCCATATAACCTCATACCAGGGGTGTATTAA